Part of the Plasmodium cynomolgi strain B DNA, scaffold: 0029, whole genome shotgun sequence genome, gttatatataatatattaataactTGGATATTCTTATTTCTACGTATATTAAGtaacaattaaatatttatatcatatattacatatctAAAATTAACGGATataacaaatatattattagttctaatataaataattttattattttaatgaggttaaattataatatgaGTATTCCTTGTatgttttttcatataaaaaatgcgtttattttaaaaataggaaaattgacataattattaacaacaaatatattttttgatttagtaccaacaaaaaattaagctaACATAGTAGCAgcttatttacaaaaaatgaaatactttttataacgattattatgttttaaataTGGTATATTATCAGATAAAAACTGAtcaaattatatgaatacaaaaaaattgattaatacataatttacatatatcatgtataaaagaatatacataaattgcttggttaaatattataatgtctgagcttatattttttatacttacaCTTTCAagtttctttatttatttatttatatcaaaattcattttatattttattaagcTCTCCGTTCAAatcaaatatattatatttattaaattttataaattttttttacgtctttttaattaaattatatacttTGTATTTCAGAAATAACATATGTCTACTTAATATAACattacccttttttaagcAGATTACCTTGATtgatatttatataatatttaattttagatgatctatataattttgtaaggttgaattatatttaaaatttttactattaGTGTATTTAAGgctattttatatttcctaattatatttaatacaCATGGatgatttttaaattatataaaatatcgtACAATTTCTCTAAACTTCATTgatttgcctttttcttcaccatttttgaTAATAACAATTACGATGAAATTTTCACTATCACTTCTTCTTAATGACTATTATGAATGTTTTCACCCTATCCACCTAATTAGTAATAATAGTCTCGTTCAGGTTGATAATTCAAAAAGTATTGATCCGATTGAGAATCTAAAGATTCATTTTCTGATTCATACTTCTCTAACTCTTTTTCATACTCTTCGTAATAATTATGctcaaatattttcttctttctttttttttgggagaaCTTGATTTTAGTCCAGAAGACTAGCGCAAGAATGGAAAGTAAAAAGcgttaaaatatattgtgtAACTATACATGTAAAAGACAATTAAATTATAGCTACTAACGCAATAttaatatttcataaaatctAACTTGCCATTACCATgttgtaaaagaaaaggaagaaaaacattcCAAGTACTGCTACCCCCATGATGATGTCACGGATAAAGTTTGAATTCGTCTTATAGGATGCACCTTCCAAAGTACTTGGAACACCAGCCATGGCCCCATATCCTGTATCATTTCTATTCTGTAAAGTAGTATGCAGCCTTGCATGAGGACCCTTTTCAGGGATACCTTCCGCCGGGAAGGTCAAAGATTTTCCAGTTTGCACAGTGGATACCGGTCTTGATACTGCCGCCCCGCGTACTGCTGTTACATGGCTTGCTGATCCTCTTGTATCTCCTGAACTTGCCGGAGCTGCTCCTCCAGCTCTACCACCAACCGGTGCTAAAGTTGCTGAATTTTTGTCCTTTGGTGGCTCTGGAGgcttacatatttttaaatctgCTAAGAGTTTATTTGGATCATATAGGGATctacaaggaaaataatcgGTACcaacaggggaaaaaaaacaaaacattaTTCTTACAGTGCTTTTTATAATACTCTGTATATAATGGCATAAAACTCTCAACATATTTGGAACGCTTATCGCATTCAGCTTTCTTTGTGGAAAtactaatatttttaatattatcgtggtttttaaaataaatatacgaaagtttccttttcctccattCGTCTAAATTAACATCTTTATCATATGGTATAtcacacatattttttaattcattctTATGAACCTTACTCCTTATGTCAATAAGTTCTTTAATAAAAGTTATTTCACCGATCATCTTAGAATGGTTATCGTAAATTCCTCTTATTTGATCATAAAACCAGTAGCGTAAATAACTGCACCGTTTAACATTATCAGTCGTTGTTGGATTCTTAACTATATTTTCTAATAGGTATAAAAGCTTATTGCAAAGTTTTTTAGCACCATTATGTTCtttacttccatttttgaatACGTTACATTCTGTATATGTTTTTGATGTGTCGTCACTTGAAAATAATGTATCATACGATTTAATAAGTTCTAACTCCTTTGATTCCTTCTCCTGaaaatacacataaaaaagttaatagGTAAACACTATTAATTATAGTCCTAAAAAGATAAAGATCCCTTTTGTTACAGTCGAAACAACACATGTAtatagtaaaatataaataataatatacactTTTATATACCAATTTTTCCACATCTAtcttcaacatttttatggAACATTATATTAGCTTAATtaaatcacaaaaaaattcaaacttATCAGTAttgatatataaaatgtcTAATGTATAATAGTCTAACGATTTATTTACGAAATAATTTATCCTTATAATTAGAACCTAAAAGGGCATCAATTTGTATTAACTATTATAATATTTCCTCATTAATTCattctttattatttacacaaaaCGAATGGctatttataattatcaaacgaaggaaatgaaaatacaACAATTTGAACTCAAACTATAAACAATAGTATTCGTATTAAGTTAATGGTTTGCtacatatttaattattattatatgtttcatataattatacaaataaccaataaaaaagttatttttaatttgaatattacaattttttttttaaattttatgtaaaatttttagaaccatttatatataattacaattattttttatatacaaatttttacttcttcatAATAACATCTTTATGATGTTGAAAATTACTTagcaattaaattttttaatcatttcgCGCACCTTAACAGGTACAACAAAAGATTAATCAGCCTATAAAGCAGTTTAacttaaattataaaaaaaaattaaagcattggataatattaaaaaattatattatcagAAAATGTTTCTATTtacaatttctttatttaaataatttgtaaatGTACATCCTTACAGGAAGCGACATGCTGTTCACATTTCTATTCGTTTTAATGTATagacaatttaattttatttgtacatttttattcataatataaaataggacttatgttttatttatacaaGTAAAGATTTCCTGCTTTATACAGGatcattatattattcaaatATTCCATAAAACGTtgatttatttacattttcataataatattgttGTAAAACATATAACACTTTTTTATGACACTACATTAATATGCTTCTCACGATCAATATTATAACAGCGATACACAAGTCTAAATTCATTATAGATATTGTGATTAAGcataataacatataaattACAGAATATATTCATTCCTAAAGAAATAATGTTCGTTTAACACATTAACTGCTATTTTACACTATCTTTTATAAAGAAACGAGTATTATCTTTTTCTAATGGTCGACAGCAATTAATTTAACATAATCAagattttttgaaaagtgTGACCACATGACAAAATGCGTTTCTGCATTGTGAATGATATAAACGCACAACTAGTAAAATGTATTAAACTTTTAATTTGCATCACAAAGTGTAAATAAAAtccttttacattttcgtGTAAGACAATGAATGTTCATATAttcaattaaaatttttcattaaaacgACATATATGCAATGGTAGCTTTTTATGTAATGTTTAGAAAGAtcttaatattaaaaattcgaaaaatatatatgaataacaatca contains:
- a CDS encoding CYIR protein (putative;~vir-type antigen); amino-acid sequence: MLKIDVEKLVYKSVYYYLYFTIYMCCFDCNKRDLYLFRTIINSEKESKELELIKSYDTLFSSDDTSKTYTECNVFKNGSKEHNGAKKLCNKLLYLLENIVKNPTTTDNVKRCSYLRYWFYDQIRGIYDNHSKMIGEITFIKELIDIRSKVHKNELKNMCDIPYDKDVNLDEWRKRKLSYIYFKNHDNIKNISISTKKAECDKRSKYVEIFWTKIKFSQKKRKKKIFEHNYYEEYEKELEKYESENESLDSQSDQYFLNYQPERDYYY